A stretch of the Lolium perenne isolate Kyuss_39 chromosome 3, Kyuss_2.0, whole genome shotgun sequence genome encodes the following:
- the LOC127345134 gene encoding uncharacterized protein, whose product MARITRHGPGRKKLYRRSREARRLSEGGGWAAPSSTAGPGAEGPPQQEQQQVEIDKLTEEDIDSVCLFVFKFDELHEKLMMRDAILQLELEGLYETKELYDSRTTNLKKTTKSPDSNKLKQLKFATRKSLELEELINDRKMELHEVHLLKIKSEAAMRSNVSLLSQYAAHEEEGSMIGYLARIMRMD is encoded by the exons CGTCATGGGCCTGGACGGAAGAAGCTCTACCGGAGATCAAGGGAGGCGCGGCGCTTGAGCGAGGGCGGCGGTTGGGCCGCTCCATCCTCCACCGCCGGACCAGGAGCAGAAGGTCCCCCGCAGCAGGAGCAGCAACAG GTGGAAATCGATAAACTAACTGAAGAGGATATCGACTCAGTGTGCTTGTTTGTGTTTAAGTTTGATGAG CTGCATGAAAAGCTTATGATGAGGGATGCTATTCTTCAGCTTGAGCTTGAGGGTCTGTACGAGACAAAGGAGCTGTACGATTCAAGGACGACAAATCTTAAGAAGACAACGAAGTCTCCAGATTCAAATAAGCTCAAACAGCTGAAGTTTGctaccaggaaaagcttagaattGGAGGAGCTAATCAATGACCGCAAGATGGAATTGCACGAGGTCCATTTGCTGAAGATAAAGTCAGAGGCAGCTATGAGATCGAATGTATCTCTTCTAAGTCAGTATGCTGCTCATGAGGAAGAGGGGTCTATGATAGGGTACCTTGCTCGTATCATGAGGATGGATTAG